GCTGGCCGTGGGGACGGGGGCGGCGCTGGGCACGGCCGAGCGGTACGCCGTACATTCCGCGATCGCCCTGCTGACGCTGACCACCGAGCGGTCGCGCTCCCTGCAGGCGGCCGAGCAGCGGCTGGGGGCGGCGGTGCTGCGGATGCTCCTCGCGGGCCAGCCCGACCATGCGCGCGGGGTGGCGGGTGACCTCTACAACGGGCTCCTCGACGCGCCCTTCCGGATCCTGATCGCCGAGGCGGCGGACCCGGCCGTACTGCAGGAGCTGACCGACGCCCTCGAAACCGGGGCCTCGCGAGCGGGCGAGACGGTCCTCGCCGTGCCCGACGGGGAGCGCCTGGTGGTCCTCGCGGCGGACGAGGGCGCGGTCGTCGAGGCGGTCGCCACGTACGCCGAGGTGCTCGAAGGCCGCCGGGGTTCGTCCGACGCGGTGCCGGAGGAGGACGAGGTGGTCATCGGGCAGTCGGCCCCGGCGGGTCCGATCGCGACGGCGTCCGCGTACAAGCAGGCGGAACAGGCACTTTCCGTCGCGCGACGCAGGCGCCGGGTGCTGGTGGAACACGACGAGTTGGCGGCGGGCTCGGTGCTGCCGCTGCTTGCGGACGACGCGGTGCGGGCGTTCGCGGACGGGATGCTGAGGGCGCTGTACGAACACGATGCGAAGGGCCGGGGCGACCTGGTGGACTCCTTGCGGGCGTGGCTCTCGCGCCACGGGCAGTGGGATGCGGCGGCGGCGGACCTGGGGGTGCATCGGCACACGCTGCGGTACCGGATGCGGCGGGTGGAGGAGATCCTGGGGCGGTCGCTGGACGACGCGGATGTACGGATGGAGCTGTGGCTGGCGCTGAAAGCGACGTCGGCACCGGCGCAGACGTGACGCACGGGGCTCCGCCCCGGACCCCGCTCCTCAATCGCCGGAGGGGCTGAGATTGCCAATCCGGCACCTCCGACACCCCCACCACTCCACCCCGGACAAACGCCACGCCGCCGCCCCGCCCCTACGGTGGGAAACATGACTTCCACCCACGCCTTCTGGCTCGCCGGCCGTCAGGCCACCGGCGAGGACACCTTCGACGTCACCTCCCCCTGGGACGGCCGGCTCGTCGGCACGGTCGCCGTGCCGACCGACGCCCAGGTCGAGGAGGCCGTGGCCGCCGCGCACGCCGTACGTGACGAGTTCGCCGCGACCCCCGCGCACGTGCGCGCCGCCGCCCTCGACCACGTTTCGCGCCGCCTCGTCGAGCGCACCGAGGAGATCGCCCAGCTGATCTCCGCCGAGAACGGCAAGCCCATCAAGTGGGCGCGCGGAGAGGTCGGCCGGGCCGTCTCCGTCTTCCGGTTCGCCGCCGAGGAGGCCCGCCGCTACAACGGCGGCGAGGCCCAGCGCCTCGACACCGACGCCGGCGGCGCGGGCCGGCT
The sequence above is drawn from the Streptomyces sp. NBC_01465 genome and encodes:
- a CDS encoding PucR family transcriptional regulator, which gives rise to MPPTLASLVHHSALKLTVRAGEGRLETPVRWAHVSELADPVPYMEGGELLLITAMTLNAEDPESMRRYVKRLSGAGVVGLGFAVGVNYEDIPQALVAAAEEEGLPLLEVPRRTPFLAISKAVSAAIAADQYRSVTAGFEAQRELTRAALNGDGPGDLLARLAAHVDGWAALYDASGAVVAAAPDWAARRAARLTPDVERLRERPAPASAVVGGADDRVELQSLGTGRRARGALAVGTGAALGTAERYAVHSAIALLTLTTERSRSLQAAEQRLGAAVLRMLLAGQPDHARGVAGDLYNGLLDAPFRILIAEAADPAVLQELTDALETGASRAGETVLAVPDGERLVVLAADEGAVVEAVATYAEVLEGRRGSSDAVPEEDEVVIGQSAPAGPIATASAYKQAEQALSVARRRRRVLVEHDELAAGSVLPLLADDAVRAFADGMLRALYEHDAKGRGDLVDSLRAWLSRHGQWDAAAADLGVHRHTLRYRMRRVEEILGRSLDDADVRMELWLALKATSAPAQT